A genome region from Microbacterium terricola includes the following:
- a CDS encoding CDP-alcohol phosphatidyltransferase family protein, producing the protein MTSVDSARPSLAETLTRLRAAQKGHARGAPAYSVYVNRRIGRVLAAVAYRFGLTPNQVTLVSAAHTFAGIALIATVPPSWWSGIVIAALLVLGYAWDSADGQVARLRGGGSVAGEWLDHFVDAIKIAALHLAVLIGLYRFAGDVDELWLLVPIGYSIVATVTFFGMILNDLLKGARGVASTHARGGGTLGRSLMLLPTDFGVLCLAFLLWGASPLFLVVYSVLFAANALFLCAASVKWFREMRRVG; encoded by the coding sequence ATGACGTCCGTCGATTCAGCACGGCCCTCGCTCGCCGAGACCCTCACCCGCCTGCGGGCTGCCCAGAAGGGGCATGCCCGTGGCGCGCCCGCGTACTCGGTGTACGTCAACCGTCGCATCGGCCGCGTGCTGGCCGCCGTCGCCTACCGGTTCGGTCTGACACCGAACCAGGTGACGCTCGTCAGCGCGGCGCACACGTTCGCCGGGATCGCCCTGATCGCCACCGTGCCGCCGAGCTGGTGGTCGGGAATCGTGATCGCCGCCCTGCTCGTGCTGGGCTACGCGTGGGATTCCGCGGACGGGCAGGTCGCCCGGCTCCGCGGCGGGGGCTCCGTGGCCGGCGAATGGCTCGACCACTTCGTCGATGCCATCAAGATCGCCGCCCTCCATCTCGCGGTGCTGATCGGGCTGTACCGCTTCGCGGGCGACGTCGACGAGCTCTGGCTGCTCGTCCCGATCGGCTATTCGATCGTCGCGACGGTGACGTTCTTCGGGATGATCCTCAACGACCTTCTGAAGGGCGCGCGCGGTGTCGCGTCGACCCATGCGCGCGGGGGCGGGACGCTCGGGCGCTCCCTGATGCTGCTGCCGACCGACTTCGGGGTGCTGTGCCTGGCGTTCCTGCTGTGGGGCGCGTCACCCCTCTTCCTCGTCGTCTACTCGGTCCTGTTCGCCGCAAACGCTCTCTTCCTGTGCGCGGCGTCGGTCAAGTGGTTCCGAGAGATGCGTCGTGTCGGCTGA
- a CDS encoding glycosyltransferase family 2 protein, with product MSADAGRERGPWAVVVVNYGSSALLAVNLTGTAADAGPDIVVVVDNPTTEAERDSVRALAGREHWTVVEPDTNTGFGGGVNRGVEAALAQGATACLVLNPDARIGADAVRRLRAAADADPLALCAPRIRTPSGQIWFAGSDLYLEDGRTRGWGKRPQHPGEAAWEWLTGACLWITAELWRATGGFDEEYFLYWEDVDFSRRVVHAGGRLVMVDEALAVHDEGATHRTRGQSGRSKSETYYYFNIRNRMLFATRHLDADGVRRWRAGVTASAREIILRGGRAQLLTSLAPWRAFVRGTRDARRIADGSGSTKDGVDAAVSR from the coding sequence GTGTCGGCTGACGCCGGCCGCGAGAGGGGCCCCTGGGCGGTCGTCGTCGTCAACTACGGCTCCAGCGCGCTGCTCGCCGTGAACCTCACCGGAACCGCAGCCGACGCCGGACCCGACATCGTCGTGGTCGTCGACAACCCCACCACGGAGGCCGAACGCGACAGTGTGCGTGCCCTGGCCGGTCGCGAGCACTGGACGGTCGTCGAGCCCGACACCAATACCGGATTCGGCGGCGGGGTCAACCGCGGGGTCGAGGCCGCGCTCGCGCAGGGCGCCACCGCGTGCCTGGTGCTCAACCCCGACGCCCGCATCGGCGCGGATGCGGTGCGCAGGCTCCGCGCGGCAGCCGACGCCGACCCGCTGGCGCTGTGCGCTCCGCGCATCCGGACGCCGTCAGGGCAGATCTGGTTCGCCGGCTCCGACCTCTACCTCGAGGACGGCCGCACGCGCGGATGGGGCAAACGGCCGCAGCATCCGGGCGAAGCCGCGTGGGAGTGGCTGACCGGCGCCTGCCTGTGGATCACCGCCGAGCTGTGGCGGGCCACCGGGGGCTTCGACGAGGAGTACTTCCTGTACTGGGAGGACGTCGACTTCTCGCGACGCGTCGTCCACGCCGGCGGCCGGCTCGTGATGGTGGACGAGGCCCTCGCCGTGCACGACGAGGGCGCCACGCACCGCACCCGCGGGCAGAGCGGCCGCAGCAAGTCGGAGACCTATTACTACTTCAACATCCGGAATCGGATGCTGTTCGCCACCCGCCACCTCGATGCCGACGGCGTCCGCCGCTGGCGCGCGGGCGTGACAGCATCCGCTCGCGAGATCATCCTGCGCGGAGGCCGTGCCCAGCTGCTCACCTCGCTGGCGCCGTGGCGGGCGTTCGTCCGGGGAACCCGCGATGCGCGCCGCATCGCGGACGGAAGCGGATCGACGAAGGACGGGGTCGATGCGGCGGTGAGCCGTTAG
- a CDS encoding DUF4352 domain-containing protein — translation MTKDDEAFGRDRDDLEKVLNENPRRVPRWAIIAGAAAVALVIGVGIAIGFGRGEVSAAPTDSPSGSASPSAGDAEPSASPTGASSPSPSTGTAEPEPSETAEPGSPDARETLPPADLDSPVRVDEGPTVAVSSIESVMGEAVLPGEVSGPAVRVTVVVRNRTDEPIDLTTAVVTLYQGESGLQASPVSKPAGQAFPSEVAPGKRAKGVFVFELPEDQRTDVRIEVDLSVSDPLIAFEGDIE, via the coding sequence ATGACGAAGGACGACGAGGCTTTCGGCCGCGACAGGGACGACCTGGAGAAGGTGCTCAACGAGAATCCTCGACGCGTGCCGCGCTGGGCGATCATCGCCGGCGCGGCGGCGGTGGCCCTCGTCATCGGTGTCGGCATCGCGATCGGATTCGGTCGCGGCGAGGTGTCGGCCGCACCCACGGACAGCCCCAGCGGCAGCGCGTCGCCCTCCGCCGGAGACGCGGAGCCGAGCGCCTCGCCGACCGGGGCGAGCTCACCGAGCCCGTCGACCGGCACCGCGGAGCCCGAGCCGTCCGAGACTGCCGAGCCCGGTTCGCCCGATGCGCGGGAGACGCTGCCGCCGGCGGACCTGGACTCGCCGGTCCGCGTGGACGAGGGGCCGACGGTCGCCGTGAGCTCGATCGAGAGCGTCATGGGCGAGGCCGTGCTGCCCGGCGAGGTGAGCGGGCCGGCCGTCCGCGTCACCGTCGTCGTGCGCAACAGGACGGACGAGCCCATCGATCTCACCACCGCGGTGGTGACCCTGTACCAGGGGGAGTCGGGGCTGCAGGCGAGCCCCGTCTCGAAGCCGGCGGGCCAGGCGTTCCCGTCCGAGGTGGCGCCGGGCAAGAGGGCGAAGGGCGTCTTCGTCTTCGAGCTGCCGGAGGACCAGCGCACCGATGTCCGGATCGAGGTCGACCTGTCCGTCTCCGATCCGCTGATCGCCTTCGAGGGCGACATCGAGTGA
- a CDS encoding glycosyltransferase family 2 protein: MPVHNAARYVGAAIDSVLADMPHDAELVIVDDGSTDGSAVIVRAAAERDDRITVIRNETPTGVSRALNTAVRHGDCPAFVAVAEHDDLVLAGRFSAQLAALRGEPALGAVSGEGRYLGPSGRIAGRVSVGPRSKAEFDELRSAGREILIPHPAIMYRRDAVIAAGLYDAAFDAAQDLEIVNRLVYAAGWEVRTIAQPHVLYRIHDSSMSFSHISRQRLMTRYIVYRNRAQLDGEAFVSFAEWQEANQPDRRTRWRWYRKDTGALRYRQAGLAWLNRRPVAFAGNIVAASVLHPRWVLMKLRVARGR, from the coding sequence ATGCCGGTGCACAACGCGGCGAGGTATGTCGGCGCGGCCATCGACAGCGTGCTGGCGGATATGCCGCACGATGCGGAGCTGGTCATCGTCGATGACGGCTCGACGGACGGCAGCGCGGTCATCGTGCGCGCTGCGGCGGAGCGCGACGACCGGATCACGGTGATCCGCAACGAGACGCCGACCGGGGTGTCGCGCGCGCTGAACACCGCGGTGCGCCACGGCGACTGCCCGGCGTTCGTCGCCGTGGCCGAGCACGACGACCTGGTGCTGGCCGGCCGGTTCTCGGCGCAGCTCGCCGCCCTGAGGGGCGAGCCGGCCCTGGGGGCCGTGTCGGGAGAGGGGCGGTATCTGGGCCCGAGCGGGAGGATCGCGGGCCGCGTGTCGGTCGGCCCCCGGTCGAAGGCGGAGTTCGACGAGCTGCGCTCGGCCGGCCGCGAGATCCTGATCCCGCATCCCGCGATCATGTACCGGCGCGACGCCGTCATCGCCGCCGGACTCTACGACGCGGCGTTCGATGCCGCCCAGGATCTGGAGATCGTCAACCGGCTGGTCTACGCCGCGGGCTGGGAGGTGCGGACCATCGCTCAGCCGCACGTGCTGTACCGCATCCACGACTCCTCGATGTCGTTCTCGCACATCTCCCGCCAGCGACTGATGACGCGGTACATCGTCTACCGCAACCGCGCACAGCTCGACGGCGAGGCATTCGTCTCGTTCGCCGAATGGCAGGAGGCCAACCAGCCGGATCGGCGCACCCGGTGGCGGTGGTACCGCAAGGACACGGGCGCGCTGCGCTACCGGCAGGCGGGACTGGCCTGGCTGAACCGTCGGCCGGTCGCCTTCGCGGGCAACATCGTCGCCGCCAGCGTCCTGCATCCACGGTGGGTGCTGATGAAGCTCCGAGTGGCGCGCGGGCGATGA
- a CDS encoding glycosyltransferase family 2 protein, whose amino-acid sequence MSRSEHDQAPTVVIGVPTYRRPSDLRRLLHALGPVIAHATDAGAAARVDVLVVDNDPDASARAVVAEVDPTFAWVHEPEPGVAAARNRVLAESDGRDVLVFIDDDESPAADSWLTRLLETRGAFSAHVVSGPVVTVVDGGLDPWIEAGGFFARRHRADVPTGSPIERAATNNLLLDLAFVRAAGIRFDPRFGRTGGEDSLFTSQLHRAGAHMVWCADALVRDHLPAARQTRAHALARMRGMAAAGVRVGIVMAPTRARRAAFRARATLAGTARIGAGAARTAAGAVVRSVRLDATGRRDIMRGIGGLEGAAGHVRIQYGDLQEGPPR is encoded by the coding sequence ATGAGTCGCTCCGAGCACGATCAGGCGCCCACGGTGGTGATCGGGGTGCCGACCTACCGGCGTCCGTCCGACCTGCGGCGGCTCCTCCATGCCCTCGGCCCGGTCATCGCACATGCGACGGATGCGGGCGCAGCCGCCCGCGTCGACGTGCTGGTCGTCGACAACGACCCCGACGCGTCCGCGCGCGCGGTCGTCGCCGAGGTCGATCCGACGTTCGCCTGGGTGCACGAGCCGGAGCCAGGGGTGGCCGCGGCCCGCAACAGGGTGCTCGCCGAGAGCGACGGTCGCGACGTGCTGGTCTTCATCGACGACGACGAGTCGCCGGCCGCGGACTCGTGGCTGACGCGGCTGCTCGAGACGCGAGGGGCGTTCTCCGCGCACGTCGTCTCCGGTCCGGTCGTGACGGTCGTGGACGGCGGCTTGGATCCCTGGATCGAGGCGGGGGGCTTCTTCGCGCGGCGCCACAGGGCGGACGTGCCCACCGGTTCGCCCATCGAGCGGGCCGCGACGAACAACCTCCTGCTCGACCTCGCGTTCGTCCGGGCCGCCGGCATCCGCTTCGACCCGCGGTTCGGCCGCACGGGCGGGGAGGACTCGCTGTTCACCAGTCAGCTCCACCGCGCCGGAGCGCACATGGTGTGGTGCGCCGATGCGCTGGTCCGCGACCATCTGCCCGCCGCGCGCCAGACCAGGGCGCACGCGCTCGCGCGCATGCGCGGCATGGCGGCGGCCGGCGTCCGCGTCGGGATCGTGATGGCCCCCACGCGTGCGCGGCGGGCGGCCTTCCGTGCGCGAGCGACTCTGGCCGGCACCGCGCGGATCGGCGCCGGTGCCGCGCGCACCGCGGCCGGCGCGGTCGTGCGATCGGTGCGCCTCGACGCGACCGGTCGCCGCGACATCATGCGCGGCATCGGGGGCCTCGAGGGCGCGGCCGGCCACGTGCGCATCCAGTACGGCGACCTGCAGGAAGGACCACCACGATGA
- a CDS encoding glycosyltransferase, with product MDRPDLPAPRSRRRVLISAYACGPVSEPEASAGWQIAVAAAETSDVWVITRPRFRSAIDAALAEQPALREHLHPHYLDLAPRLVARKRRGWDLYWYYALWQRALGRRARELHRLHGFDVAHHATFANDWMPCGLTALDDVPLVWGPVGGSSRVPVGRLRRWLGTRGTVTELVRGPLTGLARRLWGRPAARRAALIVAQNPDVAAAFARDAAAVVVEPNACIDDLPQRDASAVRAQHAVFAGRLVAWKGAAVAIDAIATPAAAGWTLTIYGDGYERARLERQAHRLGLGERVEFAGHRPRDEVLEGISRAAVFLFPSMHDQAGWVVAEASTMGCPVVCLPLGGPPVLAEPNGFVPALGPDLPARLARELSTAAAAGATPTARWSAARLPGLVDDWYRRAGASAAPTRRVRVLESFGTPKPTTNPYITQLHRSLVDAPDVEVQTFTYRGALTGRYDVVHTHWPELMGGGHRGVGRAARRTLALLTIARWRLLATPVVRTRHNLERPSDLSRTDRRILDGVDAATTLDIALNDHTPPRDGIGQVVIPHGHYREWFAPLPARAPVPGRVAYVGLIRRYKGVEDLIGAFAGWERPGISLHVAGKPSTPELIEQLRADARGDDRVTFDPRFLEEPDFVAAITSAELIVLPYRHMHNSGTALAALSLDRPVLVPDNDVNRALAAECGPGWVHLFSGALSAGDLERAWVAARDRDERPDLSHREWGDAGALHAAAFRAAPRRRKRDAHS from the coding sequence GTGGACCGTCCCGACCTGCCCGCGCCGCGCTCGCGGCGCCGCGTGCTGATCAGCGCCTACGCGTGCGGACCCGTGTCCGAGCCGGAGGCGAGCGCCGGCTGGCAGATCGCGGTCGCCGCGGCGGAGACCAGCGACGTATGGGTCATCACGCGACCGCGCTTCCGCTCGGCGATCGACGCCGCACTGGCCGAGCAGCCGGCGCTGCGCGAGCACCTGCACCCGCACTACCTCGACCTGGCGCCCCGTCTCGTGGCCCGCAAGCGCCGCGGGTGGGATCTGTACTGGTACTACGCCCTCTGGCAGCGCGCCCTCGGCCGCCGGGCGCGCGAACTGCACCGCCTGCACGGCTTCGACGTCGCGCATCACGCGACGTTCGCGAACGACTGGATGCCGTGCGGTCTCACCGCGCTCGACGACGTGCCGCTCGTGTGGGGCCCGGTGGGCGGATCCAGCCGCGTTCCGGTCGGGCGGCTCCGGCGCTGGCTGGGGACGCGGGGCACCGTCACGGAGCTGGTGCGCGGCCCGCTCACGGGTCTCGCACGACGCCTGTGGGGTCGCCCGGCGGCGCGGCGCGCGGCACTGATCGTGGCGCAGAACCCTGACGTGGCGGCGGCCTTCGCCCGCGACGCGGCCGCGGTCGTCGTCGAGCCGAATGCGTGCATCGACGACCTGCCGCAGCGCGACGCCTCAGCGGTGCGCGCCCAGCACGCGGTCTTCGCCGGGCGCCTGGTCGCCTGGAAGGGCGCGGCGGTCGCGATCGACGCCATCGCGACGCCCGCCGCCGCCGGCTGGACCCTGACGATCTACGGCGACGGCTACGAGCGGGCGCGTCTCGAGCGGCAGGCGCACCGCCTCGGACTGGGCGAGCGGGTGGAGTTCGCCGGGCATCGGCCCCGCGACGAGGTGCTGGAGGGCATCTCCCGCGCCGCCGTCTTCCTCTTCCCGTCGATGCATGACCAGGCAGGGTGGGTGGTCGCGGAGGCCAGCACGATGGGGTGCCCTGTGGTGTGCCTGCCGCTCGGCGGCCCGCCTGTGCTCGCCGAGCCGAACGGCTTCGTGCCCGCGCTCGGGCCCGACCTGCCGGCGCGGCTCGCGCGCGAGCTCAGCACGGCCGCGGCCGCGGGAGCGACGCCGACCGCGCGCTGGAGCGCAGCGCGCCTGCCCGGCCTGGTGGACGACTGGTACCGCCGGGCCGGCGCGAGTGCGGCGCCGACGCGCAGGGTGCGGGTCCTCGAGTCGTTCGGGACGCCCAAGCCGACGACCAACCCGTACATCACGCAGCTGCACCGCAGCCTCGTGGACGCGCCCGACGTCGAGGTGCAGACGTTCACCTACCGAGGCGCGCTGACCGGCCGGTACGACGTCGTGCACACGCACTGGCCCGAGCTGATGGGCGGCGGGCACCGCGGCGTCGGACGAGCAGCCCGGCGCACCCTGGCCCTGCTGACGATCGCGCGGTGGCGACTGCTCGCCACGCCGGTGGTGCGGACAAGGCACAACCTCGAGCGACCGTCGGACCTCTCCCGCACCGACCGGCGGATCCTCGACGGCGTGGATGCGGCGACCACCCTCGACATCGCGCTCAACGACCACACGCCGCCGCGCGATGGCATCGGCCAGGTCGTGATCCCGCACGGCCACTACCGGGAGTGGTTCGCGCCCCTCCCCGCACGCGCGCCGGTGCCCGGCCGGGTCGCCTACGTCGGGCTGATCCGCCGGTACAAGGGCGTCGAGGATCTGATCGGGGCCTTCGCCGGGTGGGAGAGGCCGGGCATCAGTCTGCACGTCGCCGGAAAGCCGTCCACGCCCGAGCTCATCGAGCAGCTGCGTGCGGACGCGCGCGGGGACGACCGCGTCACCTTCGATCCACGGTTCCTCGAGGAGCCGGACTTCGTCGCGGCCATCACCTCGGCCGAGCTGATCGTGCTGCCTTACCGGCACATGCACAACAGCGGGACGGCACTGGCGGCCCTGTCGCTCGACCGCCCGGTCCTCGTGCCGGACAATGACGTCAACCGCGCCCTCGCTGCGGAGTGCGGGCCCGGCTGGGTCCACCTCTTCTCGGGCGCGCTGTCCGCGGGGGATCTGGAGCGGGCCTGGGTCGCCGCGCGCGACCGGGATGAGCGGCCCGACCTCTCGCACCGGGAGTGGGGCGATGCGGGGGCGCTGCACGCCGCGGCATTCCGGGCCGCGCCCCGTCGCAGAAAAAGAGATGCACACTCGTGA